Sequence from the Amaranthus tricolor cultivar Red isolate AtriRed21 chromosome 1, ASM2621246v1, whole genome shotgun sequence genome:
CTAAAAAAGGTTACTTCCACGACTCTAACCATTTAATTCCACCACcacaattctaacctcttacATTCATGGAGttcataagtaaaaaaaattaagcatgTTCCATAACTCCAAAAAAATAGGAATACTTTGCAATCCTCAACAAAAGAAGTCGccaaaattttaaagtttacaCCCGATTCAAGTCCAAATAGGTGTAAAACCATTTCCTACGTTTAAATTTCATTGATTTGAGGCAACCACATCAATACATCGCTATCATAATGCAATGTAATATTGCGTGAGTGTACAAGAACAAGATGAAACATCATACCTAGTTTTGTTCCAACGAGAATGATAGGCACACCAGGAGCATAATGCCTCAATTCAGGAATCCACTGTACCATTAAAGACATGAGAAGACATGCATCAGGATCCACTCAGGAGAACTCCGAAGCATTATTTACAATATAGATCACTGCACATCTTACCTTCTTCGAAACATTTTCATAGCTTGCTTTGCTGATAAGAGAAAAGGCAAGAAGAAATACATCGGCGCCTCGATAGCTCAATGGTCTCAATCTATTGTAATCTTCCTGGCCTGTCAAAAATTATCAGATTTCAGACGACAATAAGCTTAAATCTCACAAGATTAGAGTTGGGTAACCAAATATCAGAATTctgaaaaaatttaaagaatcatccaaacaaaactacaaaaaagGAGAAAACTATACATACCAGCAGTATCCCACAACCCAAGATTAACTGTGCTCCCATCCACCACCACATTAGCACTGAAATTGTCAAACACTGTTGGCACATAATCCTGACCAAATAACGATTAGAAAaggttcatcaaattttggcaactaatttctcatttttgtACAAAATAGAGGAAATATGTAACCTTCAACGGCGAATGGAGATGTGAAACTTATCTTTTTTGggaatataaaaaagtatacCCAATAGGACAACTCAACACACAAGGGTCATTAAAAGGGGCAAGATCTAATATTGAGCTTAAAAGCTGAGCAATCAAGCAAAAATTTACATGGAGAAAGGGGGCACTTGACTGCTTACAAGGATTAGCAATAGAATCTTCCATCAAGAACAAGAAAAACTCACACCCAATCGACTAGAAACTACCTCTCAGTTCATGCTCATTAGCATTATCATCCCACTGTACAAACCACGCGCCAACCTACCCCAATAGCCACTCCATCATCCAggcaaaaaaaactattttcttTCTCCCTTTGAGTTTGCCacaaattttcttttgggtTACCTCTTGGATtttgttacattttatttttagttttgttcTCATTCTTGCTCataatctcatccacaaactcGTGCCCTGCCTTCATCTCACCCATATTCTTTCCCCTCCACTTACGTTTTGTCTTGTTTTCCCATTATAATTCATAAAGAAAATTTTGCTTAGTGCAGCAAAATTATAAAGAGAAAAAACGCAGGAGTAACTTTGAAACAGCTACTCCAACTACTCAAATTCCGAACAAAAAAATCCAGCTCAATTTGGTAGCGGGAAAACTACAAATATGCCTGCAATGCAACAATGCAGCAACTCAAGTGCTATTATCAAGCTGGGAAAAGCAATGCCCATTATTCTAAAAACATTTAAGCAACTTCATGCTTGGTCCTCGGTTTTTACAAAAAGTGCAATCCCTAATGAAAATTACATAGAAAATTTCCTAAGAGTCTGAGTAAGGAGAGGTCAATAAGCTTCCAAACAGCTAATTCACATCTGGGCTTTACAGAAGCCTACAAGGGTTAACCAGATGTTAATTTGATTGATATCACAAAGGCTCTCACGGCTCCACCTCAGAATAATCTGTTTCTAAATATAGATGCAATACAAGCGGATAATCATCATTCCAACATTAAGAATAAGAAACAATGGATGTTCATCAATAGCCACACGAAGTCAATATCTACATAGGATTCATGAAGATTTTTAAACATCATCTAAAATTTCCAATACAGAAAAGGAAATGTAACCGGACTCACTTCATTTCAATTTTGTCCTATGGCTCAAGCAAAATGTCTAACCCTAAAACACTTCAGAATAAGACAGATTCCCACTACAATTTATGGCCTTAAAGGGGTAATGAGCATTAGACAGCAAGTATTTTAGGGTTTCAGCCTTTTACATTTCTGTTCATTAAATAAAAACCCAACTTCCCGCAAACATCTCTGAAGCAAAGGCCTTTTACTCAtgtaaatcaaagaaaaaaccacaaaataaaaacaaaaaaaaaaaaaaaaccatcaaaatcaaaacaaaaattaggGTAACTAACTGAAAATAGCTTAACCACCTAATTAACCAATATCATTTTAATTATCATATAATATGCACTTTGTTCCAAGAAAATTGAGACCCTAATTTACATTATGAAAATTTAttctatatattaaaaatagtttaCTTTGCTACAAATCTGCCTACATCAAAGCAAAATTTCAGTCACAATGAACCCAGAAAAAGCTCATAAAAACccatttaataaaacaaaaaccatGAAACTTATAAACTCAAATTTGCAATTGTCAAGGgtgaaaagcataaaaaaaaaatttccaaatttaaaattatatagataAAGAAAAGGAGAAAATAACTCACAGTAGGGAAAGTGTTGCTGGTGTAAGAAATAAGCATACAAGTTTTTCCAACAGCTCCATCACCAACAGTAACACATTTTATGAACCTAGAAGCACTCATCTTCTCAACAACGCCAGAAAACTCAAACCTGGCGTCGTTTTTCTGCTTCTTGAGACTAAAATCTTGCTCTTCCTAATGCTTTTCAAATTTGGGTATTTTTCCAATCTAATCTAATTTCAAAAAAGATTGAAACTTGGTCAAAAGTGAACAAGAAAAAGTGTCAATCAAGAGAAGAAATAGTACATCTTGGGTGcaaattaagagagaaaaaagtACATACCTTTAAGAGTTTggagcatttagagaattgggGATTGGGAGAATAGTTGAAGTATTGAAGAAGAAAgacaaaagataaattaaaacaagTTGGTAAATTTTCATTAGCTTTATGTTTGTGAGGTATTGAAATTTTGGACCCAACCCAACTCACCCACCTATAAGCCACCCACTCCAATTATATAACTCACTTGAACCAACCCACTtcttaattttgaatttgaatttttttgtcatCAAATGAATTGGATTTTAAAGAGGAggatttgcttttttttttcaataaagtTTGATGAGTGTCTTTCCTTTTGGAACATTTATGACCCATTTTTTTGGTTGTATtaattaatgtgttattttataaaaatatatgttttattttacaTGTTAAAAGGACTTAATAAATACAGACTGAGTAAGTAAATACTaagattattgaagaataaCTCATTTAATATATACTATGAGAATATAAACTCTTTATTTGAAATTCTCTCATAAGAGtaactcatttcaaattattaatgtcattagTTTGATGAAGTAGAAGTGTAGAACTaatataaatgatcactttttttGGATAAAGTAGGAGTGTAGAACTgatataaatgatcactttttcGAAGAAAGTTTATAATTATTCGGTGTGTTAATGTAAAATTCCCTTACTAATAGAACGTACATGTCTGAATTCGTTTCTTACaaaatgtttcattttattttaaaaaaaaaacttttagatTTCGATTGAATTAGGATATATATTAAGGGCGATGAGAATATTAAGAAGATGTGATCTATAAGAATAATGTAAACAAACTAGTATACTACTATACTAGTAACTAAGTTAACTAGTAAAACTagattaataatccaacctacaaatttaatttgttgtttttcaACATAACtatcttattaaaaaaaattcactaaTTGCTcagtataatttttatattcaaattttatatttttaaatcttatttatatataatgatCGTCTTTATTTGTCTTATTCAAAAGAAAATAGGTTTTGAACTCTTGATACTACTAAATACTAACTACTAACCTTAGAACATAATTTGAGTGCAAAATTTATGCTTCATTtcttagtaataataatataattcctaATTCTTAAAAGTGAACCAAACACATATTTTCCATATCAGAATTAAGACTAAGAGTAGTCTTTAATGTTAAGGTTAGATAGAAAGTAACAACCAACAAGAATAATGGAGCATATTATAGAGTAGTAATAATGAAGAAATATTACATTTCATTGCTTTTACTTAGTAGTTAGTACAACTTGaaacaaccaaaattttacTCCCACTGAGATAACAGATTTGTGGTGGTAgttcataaacataataataatattttgccTTCTACATGAAGCCAAGAGCTAATTGCAAGAGGGTTGCGGAATCTTGACTTTTAAGACCCCTAACCCTAACTTAAAACACAACTAAACAAGCTTATACTTCACATGTATGAATATAGACTAGGTTACTACAAgataattacaatttattaattattaattattatactaaTTAGGTAAGCTACACTATAACCCAAGTTGTCACTAAtaggttttaaaaaaatattaaattgaacAATATTTCACTATTCCAATTACAGTGTAAAAATATAAGGTCATAACTCTCATTATATTGTATCAGTCAtatattaaagattttttaaaaatcaaactgaTAATTCTACGCTACAAAGCTTTTTTGAGGAATATCTCATACACTCAACCAATATTTAGCATTCAGATGTTACATTCATTACAACGACCAAGACTGTTGccatatttttgcactataacTCCAACCTGCTAAGAGGCTTACATTTCAACAAGATTTAAAAGAATCGAATGTACACACCCTTACGAGCCCACTTTTTATAGTGCATTTGAGCTGATGTTTTAGGAGAAATGAACTGGAATACAAAAGAAAGTTTGAATTAAATAAGGGAAAGGGCCAGGCTTGTTTTCACTTTTATTTTCCTCCTATTGTAACTTAATTTGCAGCCAACTCTTCTGCTTTACATCTTTCCAATGTTTTAGACCATGTCATTTTCAAAACTTCATGCTTCAGACACAATGCACAGTTCAGATGAATTTAAAACTGAAACAAGTAACTCTATCTTTGGCATACATTTCCTTAGACACAAGACAATATACCGCAAAAATCCCCTTTATATTTTACAATGCCGAACTAGTATTAGGGTATTAATCGAACTCCTAAGGACTATGATGCCAAAAATCTTGAGTCCACATAACTTAGTACTTGTTACAATACAaaaagatcatcatcatcagagcTGACATAATCCAATTCAATCATCTTTTTTGTGGTTTCCAAGGGTTGCTGGGATGAGAGTTGCCTTGGCTCCGTCCTTACCCTTTTTGAAATGGGTTGCTTATTCTTTTGTGCGGCAGATGAACCTTCCTTTGCTGTGGAAAGAGATCTATAAATTGGGGATAAAAAGGTTAGGTATGCATCATGAAGAGAGTAAACAAGAACAAGCAGAGAATAATATGGAAGTTGACAAGTAAAACAGTTCTTTCAGCACCTTTTCATCAAACCCGTTttcacttggtttttttgggCATTTTGAGTTTTTGCTGTTCTAGCACCCATACTGACTGCATGCATAAGGGAAATGTTAAGACGAAGAATGTAAACTTGAGCCATTCCAAAATGAGAGAGAAATGAGGATTGGTTACAAACCTGTGATTTCATTAAGAAATCGTATCCCTTGAGAGTGTGTGTTTGTTGTTACATTACTTGCCTTGCTGTTGAGTTAAAGAACCATAAGTTACAGGATGAGTGAGATCGATTTTCATGAGCATGGATGTGTTTTAAGGTTAATGATACTTTGCACACTTTgcttttatactaattttagtTTACTTTTGGCGCTACATTAGGTATTGTATTTACTAGTCGTTACTCATTATGCAACTAAGAAAAAACAAGCGTTCCACTGAGACCCTGCGAATATCACCGGTAATGAGACTGGGTTTAGCTCAGAAATGTTTAATACAGTTTCAAATTTTAACGGTGAAGAAGGACGAAGTTATGAGTCAAGAGAGATGCAATATCCCCAATTTCAGTACCTTAAGGCTTTCTTTAATCCCTCAACAGAGAGCACTTTTGGAGGTTTGATAGACTTCATTGCATTCGTTCTGTTTGCTAAAGGATCAACCATATAAATTCCTTCAGGTTGACGTGGATTCCTGAAAGCTGTTTTTAGATTCCTAAAAACAAGAAGAATGAATTCATTAGCACACAGTGTGAGCAAGAAAAGCTGGCTCTAACCACTAGGCCTCCCAATGACAAAATCCCTTCGATAGCTCATAGCATAATAAAAGTATTCATTGCAATTCACACGCAAGAAATTGAGCTATCATTAGCAACATAACTTGAAAATTTGGAAGATAAAGACTGCTCCGACattacagaaaaaaaaaagcatcagGTCAAATGAATAGCACGAAGTTGAAAAAAGAAAACTCCTCCATCCTCATGTGTTTGCCCAGTTGACCCAAAAAAGCCCATACTTTCTAGGCTAAGGGGAAAATTATCCTGAAAGTAAGGAATATAAAGTATGCAATCCCATCTTCTCGAGGGAAACGAGCATTAGTTCGTGCAATATAAAAACTCTAATTTATGCGAACAATATAACATACCCTCCTTTGAGCTCGGTACGCGTGGAAGtatatttatttgaagttgTCTGCGTGAACAatttcatcatcaatataaGGGTTATAAATATAAGGAAGATATATTTTAAAGTCATTTCTGACAGTTCATACTTACCACCCTATGGAAGCTGCAGTATACCCCAAGACGCCTAAGAAGGAGCAAAAGATATTGTTCAGACTTTAGGAAGGCAAAGCTAATTCAcacattatttaataaattaattttaaaagagaaatttcggaaattttAGCACAGCAATTTCCATATCATCAGTAACGTCATATTGAGAGTAATCGAAGACAGAAAATCAATTACATAAATGAGATCTCAAAGAAGTACAGTGCCTTGTTCTCTCCTTAGATAGCATGGCTTATGGGCTTCCTAATGCCTCTACATTTTTAAAACTGACTTGTCCAACTAAATGTGAtacatttttttatgttaaagtTTGATATACGATTGTGTGAATTAGATGCAAACAAAGAACATCTATGAAGACCAAGGGAGAAATATGTCTGAAGATTCAGGTTGAACTTTAAGGAGTAACAAACTTCAACAAGTTTAGGCCAAGGAAGAAATAAGTGATAAGCTTAGGCAATGTAcatctaaaaaaattattccaGCTCAAATGTAACTCACAGCCAGTTATCTCAGGCAACACAAAAACACAGCCAACAAATCAATAAGTGATTGCTATCATAGAAATAACTTACCTATTTACTACTATGCTACAAGGCACACCATCTTTTCTACGCCCTTTGCAAACTGCATAATCAACAGAAGTACCAATCTTTAAGACTTGATTTGCATTGAAAACGCTCAATTGAAAACCTGGAGCCTGCAAAAACTCAAGAAGttagacaaaataaaaaacaaattatttaaCAATGGCATAAGCTACTACAATATCAAATGACACAGCTTATTACAGAAGCATCTTTGCGAACACCCGCATTGAAGAATGCAAAAACAGTTGAAGCAGGCTCCTTGCTGTGCTGCTTGTAAGCATCACCAAACAAGAATATGGTTATGAGCTGTCCATCCAAACACCCAACCTTCCATATGCCATATGCCTTCCCAGTAGAGCTCTTCTTTGGACTTGCTTTTTCAGTTAAAACACCAACAGTTGCCCAACAACCTGATAAAGTGTCCCCTTTTATCAAATTCCTGTTTCGACACATTTTAAGAACAAAGATTAGCTACTTTCtcaacacttcaacaaaaaaactgGATATAGGAGAATGAATATTAGTCCAAGCAATTACTTTATGGTAGACAGCCGGACAAATCGGATATCTGAAAACTGGTTATTAAGCTCTGCTGACGAAACCACCTGGTTCCTACATCATTATCACCGAACCAAAAGTAAGTGTTCAAATACTTTTCTGTAATCTATCAAAATACTTAATATGAGAATCTTGCATAAGCTTGTGTGTTTCATACCGGATTCGAAGACCAGAAAATCTCTCAACATCAAGATCAGTTGGATTCTTCAAGCGATTTGATTTCAAAGCTTTTTTAGCGGCTTCAACATCATAATCCATGCAATCTTCAACAGCAGACTTGAATGCAGACATGTCCACATTTCCGCTTGGCCTTCGTACTTCATCATCAGATTGATAACCTGCAATAAATCACACGCATTTAAGAGATTCTGAATAACGCTACATTTCCTAAAAGCGCTAGAATGGCTCCAATCTAGGCCTACTAGAAGGAACAAATGTGGGCGGACATAGCCTTGCAAGCTAGGTCGTTTCAATGACCCTTATTTGTAAACAACATATACAAAACCAATACATCCAACACATCCAATCAAAGATAAGTACAGATAAAACCCTAAATCAGCGACGCATCACAAATGTATGAtaaaatgcttcaatgaaaagCTGACATAATATATTAATGTTTGAGGATTTTAGATTCTTGAAAGACAAATTAGGTTTTGAATCGAAGGGGAAGattgattttataaaaattaaagcaTAAATTAAAAcggaataaaagaaaaatagagaaaGATTACCTGGTGAGTTAGGATGAGAAGAAGATGGAGACAAAGGCGGAGTATCAAGAACACGATCTTGGAGAGAGAGAAGGAGATCTAAGTCACCTTCGTGATCAATTGACATGGTTACTGCCTTACTGGTGTTCCTTAATTCAGTCAAAAAATTATCGCAGAGAAGCcaaagttagggtttatgttaaTTTTGTTAAAGTTGAAGGAGGACTATGTCTGGCGggagttttgaaattttatcaAATTGTTGCGCCAGATTTGGTATTGGGCCAATTTTAAAACTTTGATCACCTTAAGGTTATAAATGATAACTTTAACACTATAAAAAgctatcactttaaaaataaatgtacatTGGGCCAATTCAATTAGAATGGTTTTaccatgagaccgtctcatatgaGAATTTGTAATGGATTGTTTGTCATCTTTTTTCATCCAGACCCTACTTTCGAGTAGGATATTgtgtacgatgatgatgatgtggcATATTTGGTGGTGAGGCGAGAAATGACCTCAAATTAAAAGCTCATAAGGCGTGTTTTGTGTTGTGATCGTTTTAAAAC
This genomic interval carries:
- the LOC130798813 gene encoding rac-like GTP-binding protein 5 — translated: MSASRFIKCVTVGDGAVGKTCMLISYTSNTFPTDYVPTVFDNFSANVVVDGSTVNLGLWDTAGQEDYNRLRPLSYRGADVFLLAFSLISKASYENVSKKWIPELRHYAPGVPIILVGTKLDLRDDKQFFLDHPGAVPITTTQGEELKRQIGAAAYIECSAKTQQNIKSVFDAAIKVVLQPPKQKKRKKRKSQKGCSIL
- the LOC130798804 gene encoding uncharacterized protein LOC130798804 codes for the protein MSIDHEGDLDLLLSLQDRVLDTPPLSPSSSHPNSPGYQSDDEVRRPSGNVDMSAFKSAVEDCMDYDVEAAKKALKSNRLKNPTDLDVERFSGLRIRNQVVSSAELNNQFSDIRFVRLSTIKNLIKGDTLSGCWATVGVLTEKASPKKSSTGKAYGIWKVGCLDGQLITIFLFGDAYKQHSKEPASTVFAFFNAGVRKDASAPGFQLSVFNANQVLKIGTSVDYAVCKGRRKDGVPCSIVVNRRLGVYCSFHRVTTSNKYTSTRTELKGGNLKTAFRNPRQPEGIYMVDPLANRTNAMKSIKPPKVLSVEGLKKALSKASNVTTNTHSQGIRFLNEITVSMGARTAKTQNAQKNQVKTGLMKRSLSTAKEGSSAAQKNKQPISKRVRTEPRQLSSQQPLETTKKMIELDYVSSDDDDLFVL